In Deinococcus maricopensis DSM 21211, one genomic interval encodes:
- a CDS encoding ACT domain-containing protein — protein MPLTLSVLPGVFAVAQLSPDAPPPVWAMQGDVWHVTRTDDELSVVTAEAHVPDGVRHEGGWAALKLHGPFAFHLTGVLASILNPLAAADIGIFALSTFNTDYVLVKAERLNDALGALRAAGHTLRAPH, from the coding sequence TGTCTTCGCTGTCGCGCAGCTCTCCCCGGACGCGCCCCCGCCCGTCTGGGCCATGCAGGGCGACGTGTGGCACGTGACCCGCACCGACGACGAACTCTCGGTGGTCACCGCCGAAGCGCACGTGCCCGACGGCGTGCGCCACGAGGGCGGCTGGGCCGCGCTGAAACTGCACGGGCCGTTCGCGTTCCACCTGACGGGCGTGCTCGCCAGCATCCTGAACCCGCTCGCCGCCGCGGACATCGGCATTTTCGCGCTGAGCACCTTCAATACGGACTACGTGCTCGTGAAGGCCGAGCGGTTGAACGACGCGCTCGGCGCGCTCCGTGCCGCCGGGCACACCCTGCGGGCGCCGCATTGA